The Rhopalosiphum maidis isolate BTI-1 chromosome 1, ASM367621v3, whole genome shotgun sequence genome has a segment encoding these proteins:
- the LOC113549258 gene encoding centriolin translates to MPSKREKSLVPTEELTKNINELKKKIQLSEGQKKAQYEECEEEKKKNNEKIQMLKRDIKEMYQIKKQESTCIDALPDTKPHEKIIVLKRKKYHEAIDILDIKLIDMKKKTDLIRHDIKQKRIKLNDLFGRWSDVRSKVVSTVDKDSNTTKTLSALENRSHQIEMSRMEASHVTRKYRSIRNRLLEDSVVFDSTLNKLEKTIKTQQREIQRLEKINEEAIKSRDKTRLVLQKKETNAANIAKFRMKQVEQIRAQVEERKTELEKLERKIFPPGQRATHQDSIPSSSEEQRLGDNGSSDSQEITDMPYFKLKQVTGSIDSEDVRRKFVSQKETKDRLTTLKTNTENQKKDLQIKCQQLNEEFEQCRFSDAQDKEQNDEETENFKLKIVEETDRLERLQKDKSELSNQIESTLLRLYDMCLALKKADSAPVPDKCPSIDKADWLICLLQTKYENVIKSYGTTDKDQRNVNGRIKNNDVAVLWSLEDNVVESANKDEEEKPVPNRYLIKKQAQIMVDSKSKKKGIKTSKGTTQKT, encoded by the exons aaGGACAAAAAAAAGCGCAGTATGAAGAATGCGaggaagaaaagaaaaaaaacaacgagAAGATTCAAATGTTGAAACGTGACATCAAAGAAATGTATCAAATCAAAAAACAAGAATCCACA tgtATAGACGCATTACCAGATACAAAACCACATGAAAAAATCATAGTTTTAAAGAGAAAAAAGTATCACGAAGCAATAGATATTTTGGATATAAAATTGATCGACATGAAGAAAAAAACAGATCTAATTAGACATGATATCAAACAG AAAAGGATCAAGTTGAACGACTTGTTCGGGAGATGGAGTGACGTGCGGTCAAAGGTTGTTTCTACTGTAGACAAGGATTCAAATACgactaaa ACGCTTTCGGCACTTGAAAATCGATCTCATCAAATCGAAATGAGCCGAATGGAAGCATCACACGTGACACGCAAATATAGATCTATAAGAAATCGACTTTTAGAAGACTCGGTAGTGTTTGATTCTACATTGaacaaattagaaaaaacaattaagaCACAACAACGTGAAATTCAACGACtagaa AAAATTAACGAAGAAGCCATTAAATCAAGGGATAAAACCAGATTAGTATTGCAGAAAAAAGAAACTAACGCAGCTAATATAGCAAAATTTCGTATGAAACAAGTAGAACAAATTAG AGCACAAGTAGAAGAAAGGAAAACAGAGTTAGAAAAATTGGaacgaaaaatatttccaCCGGGACAGAGAGCTACACATCAGGATTCAATTCCTAGTTCTTCGGAAGAACAACGGCTTGGAGATAATGGATCATCAGATAGTCAAGAAATTACTGACATGCCATATTTCAAACTGAAACAAGTCACTG GTTCAATTGACAGCGAAGACGTACGAAGAAAGTTTGTATCACAAAAAGAAACTAAAGATAGATTAACTACTTTGAAAACTAACACTGAGAATCAAAAAAAGGACCTCcaaataaaatgtcaacaaCTTAATGAGGAATTTGAACAATGTCGATTCTCCGATGCTCAAGATAaagaaca GAATGATGAAGAAactgaaaattttaagttgaaaattgtCGAAGAGACAGATAGACTCGAACGTTTACAAAAAGACAAGTCTGAATTGTCTAATCAAATTGAATCAACACTATTAAGGCTATATGACATGTGTCTTGCACTAAAAAAAGCAGACAGCGCACCAGTACCAGATAAATGTCCAAGCATTGATAAAGCTGACTGGTTAATATGTCTATTACAAACCAAATATGAGaatgtaataaaaagttatgggACTACAGATAAAGATCAACGTAATGTGAATGGAAGGATTAAAAACAac GATGTAGCAGTACTGTGGTCATTGGAAGACAATGTCGTAGAATCGGCGAACAAGGATGAAGAAGAAAAACCTGTTCCCAATAGATATCTAATCAAGAAACAAGCACAAATCATGGTTGATTCTAAGAGTAAAAAGAAAGGGATTAAAACATCAAAAGGAACAACGCAAAAGACTTAA